The Flavobacterium sp. HJ-32-4 genome contains a region encoding:
- a CDS encoding glycoside hydrolase family 3 N-terminal domain-containing protein, whose protein sequence is MSRRFLVTAALLVSSLVLLNCASKKTSHPPVAHVTEPSDTKIDTVAARKHKFPFLEDSDKEDRWVDSIYARMDFSEKAGQLFMVAAYSNRDSAHVNSVERLVRDQKIGGIIFFQGGPGRQAALTNRYQAAARIPLFVGIDAEWGVSMRLDSTYRFPFNMTLGAIRDKRLLEEVGAQMGKESRRLGVQFNFAPVLDINTNPKNPIIGFRSFGEDRHNVTESALALMKGVQNQRVFSTGKHFPGHGDTETDSHYALPVVNASKARLEEVELVPYRKLISEGLASVMVAHLNVPSIDARPGYPSSLSDQVVTGLLRTEMGFDGLIFTDALNMKAAANARKKGEVDLDAFLAGNDMLLFPENVPVALEKLCVAYQDSIITEERLARSVKKILHYKYKAGLNHYRPVALTNLTDELNPAENIALQYRLYENAVTVVRNVSETVPIGDLSRERIAYVKMGDDDNSTFLSTLRKYAQVEEVSHTDIDTLNQKLKSFSRVIVGYHKSDKPWKKHDFSETELQRLRAIARENHVILDVFVKPYALLPVDFFNEIETVIVSYQNADIAQEVSAEIIFGAVGAKGRLPVSIGTTFKVGDGIDTKSTDRLGFTAPENVGMRTATLAQIDTEAQKAIDTKAAPGMQILVARNGKVVYHKAFGYQTYEPECKIQLTDVYDVASMTKILATLPLVMQEYDKGNIQATTTLGDMLPLFRHTDKAAISFTDLLSHYAGLEAWIPFYKSTLNASGFPDDAYYRKVPEDGFTRQVADSLYIRNDYNQNILQQIIASKLSGKREYKYSDFTFIILKEYVERAMGKPIDVLVKDRLYSHLGANSTGYNPLSHFPKTVIAPTEDDTYFRHQRIQGYVHDMAAAMQGGVAGHAGLFSNAMDVAKIMQMYLWKGHYGGTRFFSAATFDAFNTCHFCAEGNRRGWGFDKPQLPGTAGPTCNCVSPSSFGHTGFTGTMTWADPESGLLYVFLSNRTFPDSNAPNKLSKDNVRERIQKIIQDAVVRP, encoded by the coding sequence ATGTCACGCCGTTTTCTGGTTACCGCTGCACTACTGGTTTCGTCGCTGGTTCTACTGAACTGTGCGTCGAAGAAAACGTCGCACCCGCCGGTGGCGCACGTGACGGAGCCTTCGGATACGAAGATCGATACGGTAGCGGCACGAAAACACAAATTCCCGTTTCTCGAGGATTCCGATAAAGAAGACCGCTGGGTAGATAGTATCTATGCCCGTATGGATTTCTCGGAGAAAGCCGGCCAACTCTTCATGGTGGCGGCGTATTCCAATCGCGACTCGGCTCACGTCAATTCGGTAGAACGTCTCGTGCGCGACCAGAAGATCGGGGGAATCATCTTTTTTCAGGGAGGGCCCGGCCGACAGGCTGCCCTGACCAACCGCTACCAAGCGGCGGCCCGCATTCCTTTGTTTGTGGGTATTGACGCCGAATGGGGTGTAAGCATGCGCCTCGACTCAACCTACCGTTTTCCGTTTAATATGACCTTGGGAGCCATCCGTGACAAGCGACTTCTGGAAGAGGTAGGGGCACAGATGGGTAAGGAAAGCCGTCGATTGGGTGTACAGTTCAACTTTGCGCCTGTATTGGATATCAATACCAATCCGAAAAACCCGATCATCGGGTTCCGCTCGTTCGGCGAAGACCGGCATAATGTGACCGAAAGTGCACTCGCGCTTATGAAAGGCGTACAGAATCAAAGGGTTTTCTCTACGGGTAAGCACTTTCCCGGGCACGGCGATACGGAAACCGATTCCCATTATGCGCTTCCGGTGGTCAATGCTTCGAAGGCACGACTGGAAGAGGTGGAGTTGGTGCCGTATCGAAAGTTGATCTCCGAAGGACTCGCCTCTGTGATGGTCGCCCACTTGAATGTGCCGAGTATAGATGCGCGGCCCGGATACCCTTCTTCACTTTCTGACCAGGTCGTAACCGGTTTATTGCGGACGGAAATGGGCTTCGACGGCCTCATCTTTACGGATGCCCTCAATATGAAAGCCGCAGCCAACGCCCGTAAAAAAGGCGAAGTTGACCTGGATGCCTTCCTTGCCGGCAACGATATGTTGCTCTTTCCGGAGAACGTACCGGTGGCGCTGGAAAAGTTATGTGTCGCCTATCAGGATAGTATCATCACCGAAGAACGTTTGGCGCGCTCGGTGAAGAAAATCCTCCATTACAAATACAAAGCGGGATTGAACCATTACCGTCCGGTAGCCTTGACCAACCTCACCGATGAGTTGAATCCGGCTGAGAATATCGCACTACAATACCGCCTGTATGAAAATGCCGTTACCGTCGTGCGGAATGTGTCGGAAACCGTGCCTATCGGGGACCTGAGCCGGGAACGAATTGCTTACGTGAAGATGGGCGATGATGACAACTCCACCTTTTTGTCAACGCTACGTAAATATGCCCAGGTAGAGGAGGTGTCGCATACGGACATCGACACCCTCAACCAAAAATTAAAGTCCTTTTCACGCGTGATCGTGGGCTATCATAAGTCCGACAAGCCGTGGAAAAAGCACGACTTTTCAGAAACCGAATTACAGCGACTGCGCGCCATCGCCCGTGAGAACCACGTCATACTCGACGTGTTCGTGAAACCGTATGCGCTGCTACCCGTCGATTTCTTCAATGAGATCGAAACGGTGATCGTCTCGTACCAAAATGCTGACATCGCCCAGGAAGTGTCCGCTGAAATCATATTTGGCGCGGTTGGGGCCAAAGGACGCCTTCCGGTCTCGATTGGAACGACGTTTAAAGTAGGGGATGGCATCGACACCAAATCGACCGACCGACTCGGGTTCACCGCGCCGGAAAACGTTGGGATGCGCACCGCCACCCTGGCCCAGATCGATACAGAAGCGCAAAAAGCCATTGATACCAAAGCCGCGCCCGGCATGCAGATCCTGGTGGCGCGAAACGGAAAAGTCGTGTATCATAAGGCGTTCGGCTACCAAACGTATGAGCCCGAATGCAAAATCCAATTGACGGATGTATACGATGTGGCGTCGATGACAAAAATCCTCGCTACCTTACCCTTGGTCATGCAGGAGTACGACAAAGGGAATATACAGGCGACTACCACGCTGGGTGACATGCTGCCCCTTTTCCGCCATACCGACAAGGCCGCGATTTCCTTCACCGACCTGTTGTCGCATTATGCCGGACTGGAGGCCTGGATACCATTTTACAAATCCACACTCAACGCATCCGGTTTTCCCGACGATGCCTACTACCGCAAGGTGCCGGAAGATGGGTTCACACGACAGGTGGCAGATAGCCTGTACATCCGCAACGACTACAACCAGAACATCTTACAGCAAATTATAGCAAGCAAATTGTCAGGTAAGAGAGAATACAAATACAGCGATTTCACCTTCATCATTCTCAAAGAATATGTCGAACGTGCGATGGGAAAACCAATCGACGTGCTGGTGAAAGACCGTCTGTATTCCCATTTAGGCGCGAACAGTACGGGGTATAATCCGCTGTCGCATTTCCCTAAAACCGTAATAGCCCCTACGGAAGACGATACCTATTTCCGTCACCAACGCATACAAGGGTATGTGCACGATATGGCCGCCGCCATGCAGGGTGGGGTAGCGGGTCATGCCGGACTCTTCTCGAATGCCATGGATGTGGCGAAAATCATGCAGATGTATTTGTGGAAGGGCCATTACGGAGGGACACGATTCTTCTCGGCCGCCACATTCGATGCGTTCAACACCTGCCATTTCTGTGCAGAAGGAAACCGTCGGGGTTGGGGATTTGACAAACCACAACTACCTGGAACGGCTGGCCCGACCTGCAATTGCGTATCGCCTTCCTCCTTCGGGCATACGGGTTTCACCGGCACCATGACCTGGGCCGACCCCGAAAGCGGGCTGCTCTACGTCTTTTTATCCAACCGAACCTTTCCCGATTCGAACGCGCCCAACAAGCTGTCAAAAGACAATGTACGGGAGCGCATCCAGAAGATCATCCAGGATGCGGTGGTCCGTCCGTAA